From the Arvicola amphibius chromosome 2, mArvAmp1.2, whole genome shotgun sequence genome, one window contains:
- the Inmt gene encoding indolethylamine N-methyltransferase, producing the protein MEGKVYQGGEDYEKEFSPRDYLDTFYNFDSGPVAEREIIKFSLQNLHQTFSMGGIRGDVLIDIGTGPTIYQLLSACEVFREIIVADYTPQNLQELQKWLKKEPGAYDWSSIVQHVCKLEGDRSRWQEKEAKLRRTVTRVLKCDVTKTPPLGSAQVPLADCVLTFLAMECACLDVETYRAALHRLADLLKPGGHLITMVTLCFQHYMVGPKKFSGVYLEKETVEKALQDAGCQVLKCNYAPLKYSQAFCEGLCFIVARKSVSA; encoded by the exons ATGGAGGGCAAGGTGTACCAGGGTGGTGAGGACTACGAGAAGGAGTTCAGTCCCCGAGACTACCTGGACACCTTCTACAACTTTGACTCAGGCCCGGTGGCAGAACGGGAAATCATCAAGTTTAGCCTGCAGAACCTTCACCAGACCTTCTCTATGG GAGGTATAAGGGGTGATGTCCTGATCGACATTGGCACTGGCCCCACCATCTACCAGCTGCTTTCAGCATGTGAGGTCTTCCGGGAGATCATCGTCGCTGATTACACTCCGCAGAACCTGCAGGAGTTGCAGAAATGGCTGAAGAAGGAGCCGGGGGCCTATGACTGGTCCTCTATAGTGCAGCATGTGTGCAAGCTGGAGGGAGACAG AAGCAGGTGGCAGGAGAAGGAGGCCAAGCTCCGAAGGACAGTCACTCGTGTACTCAAGTGTGATGTGACCAAGACACCCCCACTGGGGTCAGCTCAAGTGCCGCTGGCTGACTGCGTGCTGACCTTTCTGGCCATGGAGTGTGCCTGTCTTGATGTGGAAACCTACCGGGCAGCCCTGCACAGACTGGCTGACCTGCTGAAGCCAGGGGGCCACCTGATTACCATGGTTACTCTGTGTTTCCAGCACTATATGGTGGGTCCCAAGAAGTTCTCTGGGGTCTACCTGGAGAAGGAGACGGTAGAGAAGGCTCTCCAAGATGCGGGTTGTCAGGTGCTGAAATGCAACTATGCCCCCCTCAAATACTCCCAGGCCTTCTGCGAGGGTCTCTGTTTTATAGTTGCCCGCAAAAGCGTCAGTGCCTGA